A single region of the Arthrobacter sp. PAMC25564 genome encodes:
- a CDS encoding ribose-phosphate diphosphokinase codes for MSEITAHGEKKLVLAAGRAHPELAKEIAKELGTELLPLDAYDFANGEIYVRAGESVRGTDAFVIQAHPAPLNNWLMEQLIMIDSLKRASAKRITVVSPFYPYARQDKKGRGREPISARLIADLYKTAGADRIMSVDLHTSQIQGFFDGPVDHLMAIPLLADYIRTRVGSDNITVVSPDTGRVRVAEQWAERLGGAPLAFVHKSRDLTVPNQAISKTVVGQIQGRTCVLIDDMIDTGGTISGAVQVLMNAGAKDVIIAATHAVFSDPAAQRLSESGAREVVVTNTLPIAADKRFPRLTVLSIAPLIARAIREVFDDGSVTSLFDGNA; via the coding sequence ATGAGCGAAATTACGGCACACGGCGAGAAGAAGCTGGTGCTTGCCGCTGGGCGCGCGCACCCGGAACTGGCGAAGGAGATCGCCAAGGAGCTGGGAACCGAACTGCTGCCACTGGATGCCTACGACTTCGCCAACGGCGAGATCTACGTCAGGGCGGGCGAAAGCGTCCGCGGCACCGACGCCTTCGTCATCCAGGCCCACCCGGCCCCGCTGAACAACTGGCTGATGGAGCAGCTGATCATGATCGATTCGCTCAAGCGGGCCTCCGCCAAGCGCATCACCGTGGTTTCGCCGTTCTACCCCTACGCACGCCAGGACAAGAAGGGCCGCGGCCGCGAGCCGATCTCGGCACGCCTCATCGCCGATCTGTACAAGACGGCCGGCGCCGACCGCATCATGAGCGTGGACCTGCACACCTCGCAGATCCAGGGCTTCTTCGACGGCCCGGTCGACCACCTGATGGCCATCCCGCTGCTGGCGGACTACATCCGCACCCGGGTCGGTTCGGACAACATCACTGTCGTATCCCCGGATACCGGCCGGGTCCGCGTCGCCGAGCAGTGGGCCGAGCGGCTCGGCGGGGCGCCGCTGGCGTTTGTCCACAAGAGCCGTGACCTCACGGTCCCCAACCAGGCCATCTCCAAGACCGTGGTGGGCCAGATCCAGGGCCGCACCTGCGTCCTGATCGATGACATGATCGACACCGGCGGAACCATTTCCGGCGCCGTCCAGGTCCTGATGAACGCGGGAGCCAAGGACGTCATCATCGCGGCCACCCACGCCGTCTTCTCCGACCCCGCCGCCCAGCGGCTTTCCGAGTCCGGCGCCCGCGAGGTTGTGGTCACCAACACCCTGCCGATCGCAGCAGACAAGCGCTTCCCCCGGCTCACCGTGCTGTCCATCGCACCGCTGATCGCGCGCGCCATCCGTGAAGTGTTCGACGACGGCTCCGTCACCAGCCTGTTCGACGGCAACGCCTGA
- the glmU gene encoding bifunctional UDP-N-acetylglucosamine diphosphorylase/glucosamine-1-phosphate N-acetyltransferase GlmU, with the protein MSPENTGPTAVIVLAAGAGTRMKSRTPKILHEIGGRSLVGHALQAARTVAPRRLALVVRHERDLVSSHIAALDPEAVIVDQDEVPGTGRAVEAALEALDALDPQGPLSGTVVVTYGDVPLLTGQLLAELVATHEADGNAVTVLTAVLDDATGYGRILRAADGTVTGIREHKDATEAERAIREINSGIYAFDADVLRDSLVHITTDNAQGEKYLTDVLSLARAAGGRVAAVVTEDRWQVEGANDRVQLAALGAELNRRTVEAWMRAGVTVVDPSTTWIDSTVTLAEDVRLLPNTQLHGATTVARDAVVGPDTTLTDVQVGEGATVIRTHGSGSRIGAKASVGPFTYLRPGTVLGEAGKIGAFYETKNVTIGRGSKLSHLGYAGDAEIGEDTNIGCGNITANYDGEKKHRTVIGSGVRTGSNTVFVAPVQVGDGAYSGAGAVIRHDVPAGALVLSLAKQHNAEGWVLANRPDSISASLAQAARATTTSSSTPASTEEG; encoded by the coding sequence GTGAGCCCCGAGAATACCGGCCCAACCGCCGTAATCGTGCTAGCTGCAGGTGCCGGTACCCGGATGAAGTCCCGTACCCCCAAGATTCTCCACGAGATCGGCGGGCGGTCCCTCGTCGGCCACGCCCTCCAGGCGGCCCGCACCGTAGCGCCGCGCCGGCTGGCGCTTGTGGTCCGGCATGAACGGGACCTCGTGTCCTCGCACATCGCCGCCCTCGACCCGGAAGCCGTGATCGTTGACCAGGACGAGGTGCCCGGCACGGGCCGCGCCGTCGAAGCCGCCCTCGAAGCGCTTGACGCCCTCGACCCCCAGGGACCGCTCAGCGGAACGGTCGTCGTCACCTATGGCGACGTTCCCCTGCTCACCGGCCAACTGCTGGCCGAGCTCGTCGCCACCCATGAGGCGGACGGCAATGCCGTCACCGTCCTCACCGCAGTCCTGGACGACGCCACCGGCTACGGCCGCATCCTTCGCGCCGCGGACGGAACGGTGACGGGCATCCGCGAGCACAAGGACGCCACGGAAGCCGAACGCGCGATCCGGGAGATCAACTCGGGAATTTACGCCTTCGACGCCGACGTGCTGCGCGACTCGCTGGTGCACATCACCACCGACAACGCCCAGGGCGAGAAGTACCTCACCGACGTCTTGAGCCTGGCGCGCGCCGCCGGTGGCCGCGTCGCCGCCGTCGTCACGGAAGACCGGTGGCAGGTTGAGGGCGCCAATGACAGGGTCCAGCTCGCGGCGCTCGGCGCCGAACTCAACCGCCGCACGGTCGAGGCCTGGATGCGGGCCGGCGTCACCGTCGTAGATCCGTCGACCACCTGGATCGATTCCACCGTCACCCTTGCCGAGGACGTCCGCCTGCTGCCCAACACGCAGCTGCACGGCGCCACCACGGTGGCGCGGGACGCCGTCGTCGGCCCCGACACGACCCTGACCGACGTCCAGGTCGGGGAGGGCGCCACGGTGATCCGCACCCACGGTTCCGGCTCCAGGATCGGCGCCAAGGCAAGCGTCGGACCGTTCACCTACCTGCGCCCCGGCACCGTCCTGGGGGAGGCCGGCAAGATCGGCGCCTTCTACGAGACCAAGAACGTCACCATCGGCCGCGGCTCCAAGCTCTCGCATCTCGGCTATGCCGGCGACGCCGAGATCGGTGAAGACACGAACATCGGCTGCGGCAACATCACGGCCAACTACGACGGCGAGAAGAAGCACCGGACGGTCATCGGCTCCGGCGTGCGCACCGGCTCCAACACCGTTTTCGTGGCCCCCGTGCAAGTGGGCGATGGCGCCTACAGCGGCGCCGGCGCCGTGATCCGCCACGACGTCCCGGCCGGCGCCCTGGTCCTGTCGCTGGCGAAGCAGCACAACGCCGAGGGCTGGGTCCTGGCGAACCGGCCGGACTCGATTTCCGCGTCCCTGGCCCAGGCCGCCCGCGCCACCACAACTTCCTCCAGTACTCCGGCATCGACAGAAGAGGGCTAG
- a CDS encoding FAD-dependent oxidoreductase — MRLVVDLTKCQGYAQCAFLAPDVFTIQGDEALTYDPVPDEAQRRRIRRAAAACPVQAIRIDQPDRSEGARHPDGTPGTAAPIEGNGGSFKRSGRIVIVGASLSGLRAAERLREEGFTGSLTIIGEETHEPYDRPPLSKQVLAGSVPSEDTTLPRRREIDADWRLGVAATGLDLAAKQVQLADGGRIGFDKLLIATGVRARSWPNAAEAALAGVLTLRTREDAATLRQLLARRPRRVLVIGAGFIGCEVASVCRELGLPVTVAEAGPAPLGAALGGVIGAIAGELQIENGVDLRCGVRVVSLDGDATGQLCRAHLSDGTTLDVDVAVAALGTVRNGEWLAGSGLASGKWGVACDAGCRAFDVNGLVTDDVFVAGDVSRAPQPMFGYQFLAVEHWGNAISQAEVAAHNMLSSETGRWPHLAVPKFWSVQFGTEIKSVGVPSAADEVAVVQGSVARRRFLAVYGYKGRIVAAVAFNQNKWLEFYEPLIEQAASFPPSFHHVDEPADAQPVPARFQPAANPTQDATVVVTGHYPNERRARLTDRRLP, encoded by the coding sequence ATGAGGCTCGTCGTCGATCTCACTAAATGCCAGGGTTACGCCCAATGCGCCTTTCTCGCCCCGGACGTCTTCACGATCCAGGGCGACGAGGCGCTCACGTACGACCCGGTCCCTGACGAGGCCCAGCGCAGGAGGATCCGGCGGGCCGCCGCTGCGTGTCCCGTTCAGGCCATCCGGATCGACCAGCCTGACAGGTCCGAGGGGGCCCGGCATCCGGACGGAACTCCAGGAACGGCAGCCCCCATCGAGGGCAACGGTGGCTCGTTCAAGCGATCCGGACGGATCGTCATCGTCGGCGCGTCATTGAGCGGGCTGCGCGCAGCGGAGAGGCTTCGCGAGGAAGGGTTCACCGGCTCGCTGACCATCATCGGCGAGGAAACGCACGAGCCGTATGACCGGCCTCCGCTGTCAAAACAGGTCCTGGCCGGATCGGTACCGTCGGAAGACACCACGCTGCCACGCCGCCGGGAAATCGACGCCGACTGGCGTCTGGGCGTCGCGGCCACCGGCCTGGATCTGGCCGCGAAGCAGGTCCAGCTCGCGGACGGTGGCAGGATCGGATTCGACAAGCTGTTGATCGCCACCGGTGTGCGGGCCCGGTCCTGGCCAAACGCGGCGGAGGCGGCGCTGGCCGGCGTCCTGACCCTGCGAACCCGGGAGGACGCGGCAACGCTTCGCCAGCTCCTGGCCCGGCGCCCCCGTCGGGTCCTGGTCATTGGCGCGGGGTTCATCGGCTGCGAAGTCGCTTCGGTGTGCCGTGAACTCGGCCTGCCTGTCACTGTGGCGGAGGCAGGTCCGGCACCGCTGGGCGCCGCGCTCGGCGGTGTGATCGGTGCAATCGCCGGAGAGCTGCAGATCGAGAACGGCGTGGACCTGCGCTGCGGCGTCAGGGTCGTTTCGCTGGACGGCGATGCCACCGGACAGCTGTGCCGCGCGCACCTGTCCGATGGCACAACGCTGGACGTGGACGTGGCGGTCGCCGCGCTCGGGACCGTGCGAAACGGCGAATGGCTCGCCGGTTCCGGATTGGCAAGCGGCAAGTGGGGCGTCGCGTGCGACGCCGGCTGCCGCGCTTTCGATGTCAATGGGCTGGTCACCGATGATGTCTTTGTCGCCGGGGATGTGTCGCGCGCCCCGCAGCCGATGTTCGGCTACCAGTTCCTCGCCGTCGAGCACTGGGGCAACGCGATCTCCCAGGCCGAGGTTGCAGCGCACAATATGCTCAGCAGCGAGACCGGACGGTGGCCGCACCTTGCTGTGCCAAAGTTCTGGTCCGTCCAGTTCGGCACCGAAATCAAGAGCGTGGGTGTACCCTCGGCCGCGGATGAGGTCGCCGTCGTCCAAGGATCGGTCGCCCGGCGGCGCTTCCTGGCGGTCTACGGCTACAAGGGCCGCATCGTGGCTGCAGTCGCCTTCAACCAGAACAAATGGCTTGAATTCTACGAACCGCTGATCGAGCAGGCGGCGTCTTTCCCACCGTCTTTCCACCATGTCGACGAGCCGGCCGACGCCCAGCCCGTGCCTGCCAGGTTCCAGCCGGCGGCCAACCCTACCCAGGATGCGACCGTCGTCGTGACCGGCCACTACCCCAATGAACGACGCGCCAGATTGACCGATCGCCGCCTCCCGTAA
- a CDS encoding cytochrome P450: MTEPSTWEQILDYSNRANPYPLYDELRRRPVTRLADGSYLVSSYAEIAALLHDPRVSSDIGRNPAAAAAGASVGDDGDGQGMTPTFLSMDPPDHDKFRRITMRHFGPPATPGRVAGMEARMTEIVTDLIDKMAGPSRIDIVDDLAYPLPVTVICELLGVPPGDEQRFRVWVDVALQSTDPGLDPETQQKKRAEAGRELRAFMEELVEAHRQAPGTDLISAMATDDGPEGRMPDGQLVSTGLLLLIAGHETTVNLISNGALTLLRHPAELQRLRDDPDLAIPMVEELLRYEPPVHFVPFRTALDDIDIAGTTIPAGASLTLVLAAGNRDPAHVTDPGLFIPDRPNNQHLGFGGGVHLCFGAPLARLEAQIALTAFASRLKNPRLVTDPPPYRPSPFLRGPSHLLIDIDGITS, encoded by the coding sequence ATGACCGAGCCCAGCACATGGGAGCAGATCCTCGACTACTCCAACCGGGCCAACCCCTACCCGCTTTACGACGAGCTCCGCAGGAGGCCGGTGACACGGCTTGCGGACGGAAGCTACCTCGTGAGCAGCTATGCGGAGATCGCCGCCCTGCTGCACGACCCGCGGGTAAGTTCCGACATCGGCCGCAACCCGGCTGCCGCCGCTGCGGGCGCCTCCGTCGGAGACGACGGCGACGGCCAGGGCATGACTCCGACTTTCCTCAGCATGGACCCGCCTGACCACGACAAGTTCCGACGGATCACCATGCGGCACTTCGGACCGCCTGCGACGCCGGGCAGGGTCGCCGGGATGGAGGCCCGGATGACCGAAATTGTCACCGATCTCATCGACAAGATGGCGGGCCCCAGCCGCATCGACATCGTCGATGACCTGGCGTATCCGCTGCCCGTCACGGTGATCTGCGAGCTGCTTGGGGTACCCCCGGGCGACGAACAGCGCTTCCGGGTCTGGGTGGACGTGGCCCTGCAATCCACGGATCCCGGTCTCGATCCGGAAACTCAGCAGAAGAAGAGGGCTGAAGCGGGCAGGGAACTGCGCGCGTTCATGGAAGAGCTGGTCGAGGCCCACCGGCAGGCACCGGGCACAGACCTGATCTCGGCCATGGCCACGGATGACGGCCCGGAAGGCCGCATGCCTGACGGGCAACTGGTGAGTACCGGTCTTCTTCTGCTCATCGCCGGACACGAAACCACCGTGAACCTCATCTCCAACGGCGCACTGACACTGCTCCGCCACCCGGCCGAACTCCAAAGGCTGCGCGACGACCCCGACCTTGCCATCCCGATGGTCGAGGAGCTGCTCCGCTACGAGCCGCCGGTACATTTCGTACCCTTCCGCACAGCCCTCGACGACATCGACATCGCCGGCACGACAATCCCCGCCGGCGCCTCCCTCACGCTGGTCCTGGCCGCAGGCAACCGCGACCCCGCCCACGTCACCGACCCCGGCCTGTTCATCCCGGACCGGCCCAACAACCAGCACCTCGGCTTCGGCGGCGGCGTCCATCTCTGCTTCGGGGCCCCCCTGGCCCGGCTGGAAGCGCAGATCGCCCTCACCGCATTCGCCAGCCGGCTGAAGAACCCGCGGCTGGTCACCGACCCGCCCCCGTACCGGCCGAGCCCGTTCCTGCGCGGTCCCTCCCACCTCCTGATAGACATCGACGGCATCACCTCCTGA
- a CDS encoding oxidoreductase → MATWLITGCSTGLGRALAQAVLAHGHNAVVTARNVTALQDIAAVFPDTALALPLDVTDRAQIGAAVQQARTRFGGIDVLVNNAGYGYRAAVEEADDADIRQLFDTNVFGAVDMIKAVLPDMRAKRAGHILNISSIGARIKPAGSGYYSATKAALEGLSGCLHKELQPLGISVTVIEPGAFRTDFAGRSLTQSATAIGDYAETAGKRRKENDTVHGTQPGDPAKAAEAILAIAESADPPSLLVLGKDAFDAFAAVAQAERTELDQWRDLSLSTGIEG, encoded by the coding sequence ATGGCTACATGGCTCATCACAGGATGCTCGACCGGACTCGGCCGGGCACTCGCCCAGGCGGTACTCGCCCACGGGCACAACGCCGTCGTCACGGCACGGAACGTCACGGCCCTGCAGGACATCGCGGCCGTCTTCCCCGACACGGCACTGGCCCTCCCGCTCGACGTCACCGACCGGGCACAGATCGGCGCGGCGGTTCAGCAGGCCCGGACGCGCTTCGGCGGCATCGACGTGCTCGTCAACAATGCCGGCTACGGCTACCGCGCCGCCGTCGAGGAAGCGGACGACGCCGACATCCGGCAGTTGTTCGACACGAACGTTTTCGGCGCCGTCGACATGATCAAGGCCGTCCTCCCGGACATGCGCGCAAAAAGGGCCGGGCACATCCTGAACATCTCCTCCATCGGAGCCCGGATCAAACCGGCCGGATCAGGCTATTACTCGGCCACCAAGGCGGCCCTGGAGGGCCTGTCCGGGTGCCTCCACAAGGAACTGCAGCCGCTCGGCATCAGCGTCACCGTCATCGAACCCGGCGCGTTCCGCACGGACTTCGCCGGCCGCTCGCTCACCCAGTCTGCGACGGCGATCGGGGACTACGCGGAGACGGCCGGCAAACGGCGCAAGGAGAACGACACGGTCCACGGCACCCAGCCGGGCGACCCGGCAAAGGCCGCAGAAGCCATCCTGGCCATCGCCGAAAGTGCGGACCCGCCGTCCCTGCTGGTGCTGGGCAAAGACGCTTTCGACGCATTTGCTGCCGTCGCCCAGGCAGAGCGCACGGAACTGGACCAATGGCGGGACCTCAGCCTCAGCACAGGCATCGAGGGCTGA
- a CDS encoding TetR/AcrR family transcriptional regulator, with translation MTGQQRRSQLIGIGRGLFALRGLDGTTIEEIATSAGVSKPVIYEHFGSKEGLYTQVVEYEFRILLNAINDALAEEAKPRVLVERAALALLSYIEDRTDGFRILMRDAPPSQPEGAFSTLLSHVAARVEHILEDELARRGFSTADGAMYAQMLVGMVAMTGQWWQDSRTPDKREVAAHLVNLAWNGLTGLQKDPELRSED, from the coding sequence ATGACGGGCCAGCAGCGCCGCAGCCAGCTGATTGGAATCGGACGCGGCCTCTTCGCCCTGCGTGGCCTGGACGGAACCACCATCGAGGAAATTGCCACCTCCGCGGGCGTGTCCAAGCCGGTGATCTACGAGCACTTCGGATCCAAGGAAGGCCTGTACACGCAGGTTGTCGAGTACGAATTCCGGATCCTGCTCAACGCCATCAACGACGCCCTGGCCGAGGAGGCCAAGCCTCGCGTCCTCGTGGAACGGGCCGCCCTGGCGCTCCTGAGCTACATCGAAGACCGCACCGACGGCTTCCGCATCCTGATGCGCGATGCACCACCCTCGCAGCCTGAGGGAGCATTCTCGACCCTGCTCTCACACGTGGCGGCACGTGTGGAGCACATCCTGGAGGATGAACTGGCCCGCCGGGGCTTCAGTACCGCCGACGGGGCCATGTACGCCCAGATGCTCGTCGGGATGGTGGCCATGACGGGCCAGTGGTGGCAGGACAGCCGCACCCCGGACAAGCGCGAAGTCGCCGCGCACCTGGTCAACCTGGCCTGGAACGGCCTGACCGGCCTGCAAAAAGACCCGGAACTCCGCAGCGAGGACTAG
- a CDS encoding ABC-F family ATP-binding cassette domain-containing protein, with protein MAHLLGGENLTVSYATRTVLDGVTLGLEEGDRIGMVGRNGDGKSTLMRLLALRATPDSGRVTKRGDVNIGYLDQSDVLDGDLTVGAAIVGDQADYEWARNPQIREVMGGLVSDVDWHANVHALSGGQKRRVALAKLLIEDHDVIMLDEPTNHLDVEGVAWLSRHLKTRWRANQGAFLVVTHDRWFLDEVCNKTWEIHDGIMDPFEGGYAAYVLARAERDRSASVVESKRQQLVKKELAWLRRGAPARTAKPKFRIEAANALIADVPEPRDSMALSKMATARLGKDVLDLEGVSLDFLGGEAGQKLFDNITLRLAPGERLGLVGVNGAGKTTLLKLLNGEIQPTSGKVKRGKTVVTAVLTQEVKELDDVSDLRVIEVIEREKRSFNVGGKEFTAGQLVEQLGFTNEKQWTLVKDLSGGERRRLQLLRLLVGEPNVLMLDEPTNDLDTDTLAAVEDVLDGWPGTLVVVSHDRYLLERVTDHQMALLGDGKIRALPRGVDQYLELREAALAGSTITGGGNPVISGSSAPAAAASGPSEAEKRDARKAKNRIDRQLGKIKQQEDKIHAQMTTAAADPSAVGQLGDLNKKLKDLTGEREALELEWLEALEVLGE; from the coding sequence GTGGCACACCTGCTCGGCGGCGAGAACCTCACGGTCTCGTATGCAACCCGTACCGTCCTCGACGGCGTTACCCTCGGACTTGAAGAGGGCGACCGGATCGGCATGGTGGGCCGCAATGGCGACGGCAAGTCCACGCTCATGCGCCTGCTCGCCCTGCGTGCCACCCCGGATTCGGGGCGCGTGACCAAGCGCGGGGACGTCAACATCGGCTACCTGGACCAGAGCGACGTGCTCGACGGGGACCTCACTGTCGGTGCCGCCATCGTCGGCGACCAGGCGGATTATGAATGGGCCCGGAACCCGCAGATCCGCGAGGTCATGGGCGGGCTCGTGTCCGACGTCGACTGGCACGCCAACGTGCACGCGCTCTCCGGCGGCCAGAAACGCCGCGTTGCCCTGGCCAAGCTGCTGATCGAGGACCACGACGTCATCATGCTCGACGAGCCCACCAACCACCTTGACGTCGAAGGCGTCGCCTGGCTGTCCCGGCACCTGAAGACCCGCTGGCGGGCCAACCAGGGCGCCTTCCTCGTGGTCACCCACGACCGCTGGTTCCTCGACGAAGTCTGCAACAAGACCTGGGAAATCCACGACGGCATCATGGACCCGTTCGAGGGCGGGTACGCCGCCTACGTGCTCGCCCGTGCCGAGCGTGACCGTTCCGCCTCCGTGGTGGAAAGCAAGCGCCAGCAGCTCGTGAAGAAGGAGCTCGCCTGGCTGCGCCGCGGCGCTCCCGCCCGCACCGCCAAGCCGAAGTTCCGCATCGAGGCGGCGAACGCCCTGATCGCCGACGTCCCCGAGCCGCGCGACTCGATGGCGCTGAGTAAGATGGCCACGGCCCGGCTCGGCAAGGACGTGCTGGACCTGGAAGGTGTCTCACTGGACTTTCTCGGCGGCGAAGCCGGGCAGAAACTCTTTGACAACATCACGCTGCGGCTTGCGCCCGGTGAGCGGCTGGGCCTGGTCGGCGTCAACGGCGCCGGCAAGACCACCCTGCTGAAATTGCTTAACGGCGAGATCCAACCCACCTCCGGAAAGGTCAAACGCGGCAAGACGGTGGTCACCGCCGTGCTGACCCAGGAGGTCAAGGAGCTCGACGACGTCTCGGATCTGCGTGTCATCGAAGTGATTGAGCGGGAAAAGCGGTCCTTCAATGTCGGCGGCAAGGAATTCACGGCCGGTCAGCTCGTGGAGCAGCTCGGCTTCACCAACGAGAAGCAGTGGACCCTGGTCAAGGACCTGTCCGGTGGCGAACGCCGCCGCCTCCAGCTCCTTCGCCTGCTGGTGGGGGAGCCGAACGTGCTGATGCTTGACGAACCGACCAACGACCTCGACACGGACACCCTCGCAGCGGTGGAAGACGTGCTGGACGGCTGGCCCGGGACGCTCGTTGTGGTCAGCCACGACCGCTACTTGCTGGAACGCGTCACGGACCACCAGATGGCGCTCCTGGGCGACGGCAAGATCCGCGCCCTGCCCCGCGGCGTCGACCAGTACCTGGAACTGCGCGAAGCGGCGCTGGCCGGCTCCACCATCACCGGCGGCGGCAACCCCGTCATCTCCGGCAGCTCCGCCCCCGCGGCCGCCGCCAGCGGCCCCTCCGAAGCCGAGAAGCGCGACGCCCGCAAGGCCAAGAACCGGATCGACCGCCAGCTCGGCAAAATCAAACAGCAGGAAGACAAGATCCACGCCCAGATGACGACGGCGGCCGCCGACCCCTCTGCCGTGGGCCAGCTCGGGGACCTGAACAAGAAGCTCAAGGACCTCACCGGCGAACGCGAAGCCCTTGAACTCGAATGGCTCGAGGCCCTGGAGGTCCTCGGCGAGTAA
- a CDS encoding 4-(cytidine 5'-diphospho)-2-C-methyl-D-erythritol kinase, with amino-acid sequence MNAVRGRFAARTVRVKAPGKVNVSLDVGPRRADGYHSVASVYLAVSLYEEVAATNTDTGCITVSISPASTLDLDAVDIPLDERNLAYKAAAIMADVSEHSTGVHLEITKRVPVAGGMGGGSADAAATLLACDALWNSGLSRDELAHLAAELGADVPFSLLGGTAVGLGVGDELSPALVKAQTDWVLVVADFGLSTPEVFRTLDRLRTAEGAEIEEPAAVDPRILTALRSGDADALSRVLVNDLQRASIELAPGLRDTLGLGESCGAIAGIVSGSGPTLAFLTHSPAAAAGLAEDLRHHGLDAMAVHGPVHGARIISDTLL; translated from the coding sequence ATGAACGCAGTGAGAGGGCGCTTTGCCGCGAGGACAGTCCGGGTCAAGGCCCCCGGCAAAGTGAACGTCTCGCTGGATGTCGGGCCGCGGCGCGCCGATGGATACCATTCCGTGGCAAGCGTGTATCTCGCCGTCTCCCTCTATGAAGAGGTCGCGGCCACCAACACGGACACCGGCTGTATCACGGTCAGTATCAGCCCCGCCAGCACGCTGGACCTCGACGCCGTGGACATCCCCCTTGACGAACGCAACCTGGCGTACAAGGCGGCAGCCATCATGGCCGACGTCTCGGAGCACTCCACCGGGGTCCACCTCGAAATCACCAAGCGGGTCCCCGTCGCCGGCGGCATGGGCGGCGGCTCGGCCGACGCCGCAGCCACCCTGCTCGCCTGTGATGCGCTGTGGAACAGCGGCCTCTCCCGCGACGAGCTGGCACACCTCGCTGCCGAACTCGGGGCGGATGTGCCGTTCTCGCTCCTGGGGGGAACCGCCGTCGGGCTGGGCGTGGGCGATGAGCTCTCCCCGGCGCTTGTGAAGGCCCAGACCGACTGGGTGCTCGTCGTCGCCGACTTCGGGCTATCCACCCCGGAAGTCTTCCGCACCCTGGACCGCTTGCGCACGGCGGAAGGCGCCGAGATCGAGGAACCTGCCGCCGTCGATCCGCGGATCCTCACCGCGCTGCGGAGCGGAGACGCGGACGCCCTCAGCCGGGTCCTGGTCAACGACCTCCAACGCGCCTCGATCGAACTGGCCCCCGGGCTGCGGGACACCCTGGGGCTGGGCGAATCCTGCGGGGCGATCGCGGGCATCGTGTCCGGCTCCGGGCCCACTCTGGCCTTCCTCACGCACAGCCCGGCCGCGGCCGCGGGACTGGCCGAAGACCTTCGCCACCACGGCCTCGATGCCATGGCCGTCCACGGCCCGGTGCACGGGGCGCGCATCATCTCCGATACGCTCCTTTAA
- the rsmA gene encoding 16S rRNA (adenine(1518)-N(6)/adenine(1519)-N(6))-dimethyltransferase RsmA, whose translation MGASDIRRLAEEIGIRPTKTLGQNFVIDGNTIRRIVAAADIHPDETVLEVGPGLGSLTLGLLDAAASVVAVEIDPVLAARLPATVSQWRPDAAESFHLVLADAMKVTQLPVEPTALVANLPYNVAVPVVLHLLQHFPSLRHGLVMVQDEVADRLAAGPGSKTYGVPSVKAAWYSSMRKAGVIGMNVFWPAPKIHSGLVAFTRREPPVTTATRKQVFAVIDAAFAQRRKTLRAALAGWAGSAAEAERCLRAAGVDPTARGEVIDIAAFARIAEAHARPEA comes from the coding sequence ATGGGCGCCTCCGACATCCGCCGGCTGGCCGAGGAAATCGGAATACGCCCCACCAAGACCCTGGGCCAGAACTTCGTCATCGACGGCAACACCATCCGCCGGATTGTTGCCGCCGCGGACATCCACCCGGACGAGACGGTCCTCGAAGTGGGGCCCGGGCTGGGATCGCTGACCCTGGGCCTGCTGGATGCTGCGGCATCCGTCGTCGCCGTCGAAATCGATCCGGTCCTCGCGGCCCGGCTTCCCGCCACGGTCAGCCAGTGGCGCCCGGACGCGGCCGAAAGCTTCCACCTTGTCCTGGCCGACGCCATGAAGGTGACACAGCTCCCGGTGGAACCGACCGCACTTGTGGCGAACCTGCCCTACAACGTTGCCGTCCCGGTGGTCCTGCATCTCCTGCAGCACTTCCCCAGCCTCCGGCACGGCCTGGTAATGGTGCAGGACGAGGTCGCCGACAGGCTTGCGGCCGGCCCGGGTTCCAAGACCTACGGTGTGCCCTCGGTCAAGGCCGCCTGGTACTCCAGCATGCGCAAGGCCGGTGTGATCGGCATGAACGTCTTCTGGCCCGCGCCCAAGATCCACTCCGGTCTCGTCGCCTTCACCCGCCGGGAACCGCCCGTCACCACCGCCACACGGAAGCAGGTCTTCGCCGTCATCGATGCGGCGTTCGCGCAGCGCCGCAAGACCCTCCGCGCGGCTTTGGCGGGCTGGGCCGGAAGCGCCGCCGAGGCTGAACGTTGCTTGCGTGCCGCCGGTGTGGATCCCACTGCACGCGGCGAAGTGATCGACATCGCGGCGTTTGCCAGGATTGCCGAAGCGCACGCCCGGCCCGAAGCCTGA